CGCGCGCCGCGTGCGCCTGGAGCAGATCCTTCTGCTCCTCGTGCGCGCGTCGATCCCCGCGCTGCTGGCCTTGTGCATGGCCCGGCCGGTGCTCACGGGACTGGCGCCCCTTCTGGGGGAAGCCCGCAGCTCCGTGGTCCTGCTTCTCGACGACAGTTATTCGATGGAAGCCTCCCCCGCGGGGGGCCGCTCCGCCTTTCAGGAGGCTCAGGAGATCGCCGCCGAAATCCTCCAGCGCCTGCCTCCCGGCTCCGAGGCCGGCGCCGTGCTCATGGCCGGAGGAGCCCGCCCGCTCTTCGAGGAGCTGACCACGGATCTGGACCGCCTGCGCGGGGAAGTGGCGCGCCTGCGCGGCGGCTTCGGCGCCGCGGACGTCCCCGCGGCGCTGGCCGCCGCC
The Planctomycetota bacterium DNA segment above includes these coding regions:
- a CDS encoding BatA domain-containing protein; amino-acid sequence: MTFLNGILLAGAAALVVPVLIHLFHRSRFTVVPWGAMHLLESVLRRNARRVRLEQILLLLVRASIPALLALCMARPVLTGLAPLLGEARSSVVLLLDDSYSMEASPAGGRSAFQEAQEIAAEILQRLPPGSEAGAVLMAGGARPLFEELTTDLDRLRGEVARLRGGFGAADVPAALAAA